A single Streptomyces sannanensis DNA region contains:
- the prcB gene encoding proteasome subunit beta gives MEANTRSFGRLPAAFLTPGSSSFMDFLSAHSPELLPGNRKLPDGIVEAPHGTTIVAATFPGGVVLAGDRRATMGNMIAQRDIEKVFPADEYSAVGIAGTAGLAVEMVKLFQLELEHFEKVEGEQLSLEGKANRLSTMIRSNLGMAMQGLAVVPLFAGWDIDREKGRIFSYDVTGGRSEEHGFAATGSGSIFARGSMKKLYREDLTEQQAATLVVQALYDAADDDSATGGPDMARRIYPIVTVITDEGFRKLTEAESSEIARSIHERRLEQPDGPRAALL, from the coding sequence GTGGAAGCCAACACTCGTAGCTTCGGGCGTCTACCAGCTGCCTTCCTGACGCCTGGGTCCTCGTCCTTCATGGACTTCCTGTCCGCGCACTCGCCGGAGCTGCTGCCGGGTAACCGGAAGCTGCCGGACGGGATCGTGGAGGCGCCGCACGGCACCACCATCGTGGCCGCGACGTTCCCGGGGGGCGTCGTGCTCGCGGGTGACCGTCGGGCGACGATGGGCAACATGATCGCGCAGCGAGACATCGAGAAGGTGTTCCCGGCCGACGAGTACTCCGCCGTGGGCATCGCCGGCACCGCCGGTCTCGCCGTGGAGATGGTGAAGCTCTTCCAGCTCGAGCTGGAGCACTTCGAGAAGGTCGAGGGTGAGCAGCTCTCCCTGGAGGGCAAGGCGAACCGGCTCTCCACCATGATCCGCAGCAATCTGGGCATGGCCATGCAGGGCCTGGCCGTCGTCCCGCTCTTCGCCGGCTGGGACATCGACCGCGAGAAGGGCCGGATCTTCTCGTACGACGTGACGGGTGGCCGTTCCGAGGAGCACGGCTTCGCCGCCACCGGTTCGGGTTCGATCTTCGCGCGCGGTTCGATGAAGAAGCTGTACCGCGAGGACCTGACCGAGCAGCAGGCCGCCACGCTGGTGGTGCAGGCGCTGTACGACGCTGCGGACGACGACTCGGCGACCGGCGGCCCGGATATGGCCCGCCGTATCTATCCGATCGTCACTGTGATCACCGACGAGGGCTTCCGGAAGCTGACCGAGGCGGAGTCCTCGGAGATCGCCCGCTCCATTCACGAACGGCGGCTGGAGCAGCCCGACGGCCCGCGCGCCGCGCTTCTCTGA
- a CDS encoding LacI family DNA-binding transcriptional regulator: protein MRSTDHRPTSRDVAREAGVSQAAVSLVLGDKWRGRVSETTAERVREAARELGYRPNLAARNLRLGRTRTALLVVPALTNEFFARVYQGASDVAAEHGFGVVLYRSPIGEGPAKDPFPSARAALDGIIASSMATDALSAIRGTDLPLVMLDSDPDDTGAAAHVNVDLADGMRQLTEHLLELGHRRFAHLASAISSWTFDVRAQALASTLRSVPDAEVRTVPTRLSIDGAREAAELALTGPGPRPTALICDDDILAAGACKAARRLGLRVPDDVSVTGFDDLTLASAVEPELTTVALPAEEVGKRGMTALLAALEGRSPEPGTLPVHLVVRDSTARPRAH from the coding sequence GTGAGGAGCACGGACCATCGCCCGACCAGCCGGGACGTGGCACGGGAGGCCGGGGTCTCCCAGGCAGCCGTGTCGCTCGTCCTCGGCGACAAATGGCGCGGCCGGGTCTCCGAAACCACCGCCGAACGCGTCCGCGAAGCCGCCCGCGAACTCGGCTACCGGCCCAACCTCGCCGCCCGCAACCTCCGGCTCGGCCGCACCCGCACCGCCCTGCTCGTCGTACCGGCCCTGACGAACGAGTTCTTCGCCCGCGTCTACCAGGGTGCCTCCGACGTCGCCGCCGAACACGGCTTCGGCGTGGTCCTCTACCGCTCCCCCATCGGCGAGGGCCCCGCGAAGGACCCCTTCCCCTCCGCACGCGCCGCACTCGACGGAATCATCGCCTCCTCGATGGCCACCGACGCTCTTTCCGCCATCCGCGGCACCGACCTGCCACTGGTCATGCTCGACAGCGACCCCGACGACACCGGAGCGGCCGCCCACGTCAACGTCGACCTGGCCGACGGCATGCGGCAACTGACGGAACATCTGCTGGAACTCGGCCACCGGCGCTTCGCGCACCTCGCCTCGGCGATCTCCTCATGGACCTTCGACGTACGCGCCCAGGCGCTGGCCTCGACCCTGCGGAGCGTCCCCGACGCCGAGGTACGAACCGTACCGACCCGGCTCAGCATCGACGGCGCCCGCGAGGCCGCGGAGCTCGCCCTCACCGGCCCAGGACCCCGACCGACCGCACTGATCTGCGACGACGACATCCTCGCCGCCGGCGCCTGCAAGGCCGCACGCCGACTCGGCCTGCGAGTGCCGGACGACGTCTCCGTCACCGGCTTCGACGACCTGACCCTGGCCTCCGCGGTGGAACCCGAGCTCACGACCGTCGCACTGCCCGCGGAAGAAGTCGGCAAGCGCGGCATGACAGCGCTCCTCGCCGCCCTGGAGGGCCGCTCCCCCGAGCCCGGCACACTCCCGGTCCACCTCGTCGTCCGCGACTCCACGGCCCGTCCGCGGGCGCACTGA
- a CDS encoding endonuclease VII domain-containing protein has product MAEFSETKRCARCGEEKPRAAFATKRSNIDGLQRACRECMADYHRRRQIALGRKVRPKVEVPDGHKYCQRCGEVKPHSEWHRNATASDGLSTRCKACRAIEGRAGHLKRQYGITEAQRDEMISSQMGICTICLSAPAVHVDHCHETGRVRGVLCFNCNSAIGKLGDDPDTLRRAIAYLEGNSWKPTLVASGVYQLPS; this is encoded by the coding sequence GTGGCGGAATTCAGCGAGACGAAGCGCTGCGCGCGGTGTGGCGAGGAGAAGCCGCGCGCAGCCTTCGCCACCAAGAGGTCGAACATCGACGGTCTACAGCGAGCGTGCCGTGAATGCATGGCTGACTATCACCGCAGACGGCAGATCGCCCTGGGTAGGAAGGTCCGTCCCAAGGTGGAAGTGCCTGATGGGCACAAGTACTGCCAGCGTTGCGGTGAGGTGAAGCCGCATTCCGAGTGGCACCGGAACGCGACGGCCTCCGATGGCCTGTCGACGCGCTGCAAGGCGTGCCGCGCCATCGAAGGCCGTGCCGGGCACCTCAAGCGTCAGTACGGCATCACGGAGGCCCAGCGCGACGAGATGATCTCGTCGCAGATGGGGATCTGTACGATCTGTCTGTCCGCACCAGCAGTGCACGTGGATCACTGCCACGAGACGGGTAGGGTCCGTGGCGTACTGTGCTTCAACTGCAATTCGGCCATCGGCAAGTTGGGAGACGATCCCGACACCTTGCGTCGGGCTATCGCATATCTGGAAGGAAACTCGTGGAAGCCAACACTCGTAGCTTCGGGCGTCTACCAGCTGCCTTCCTGA
- a CDS encoding ferredoxin has translation MTVQQEAPTEAGNQALEVWIDQDLCTGDGICAQYAPEVFELDIDGLAYVKSADDELLQEPGATTPVPLPLLTDVIDSVKECPGDCIHVRRLSDGVEVYGPDAE, from the coding sequence ATGACCGTGCAGCAGGAGGCTCCCACCGAGGCCGGCAACCAGGCCCTGGAGGTCTGGATCGACCAGGACCTCTGCACCGGCGACGGCATCTGCGCCCAGTACGCGCCCGAGGTCTTCGAGCTGGACATCGACGGACTGGCCTATGTGAAGAGTGCCGACGACGAGCTGCTCCAGGAGCCGGGCGCCACAACGCCCGTCCCCCTGCCACTGCTGACCGACGTCATCGACTCGGTCAAGGAGTGCCCGGGCGACTGCATCCACGTACGTCGCCTTTCGGACGGGGTCGAGGTCTACGGGCCCGACGCGGAGTGA
- the dop gene encoding depupylase/deamidase Dop yields the protein MTVRRVMGIETEYGISVPGHPNANAMLTSSQIVNAYAAAMHRARRARWDFEEENPLRDARGFDLAREAADSSQLTDEDIGLANVILTNGARLYVDHAHPEYSAPEVTNPRDAVLWDKAGERIMAEAAERAAQLPGAQPIHLYKNNTDNKGASYGTHENYLMKRETPFSDIVRHLTPFFVTRQVFAGAGRVGIGQDGHEHGFQISQRADYFEVEVGLETTLKRPIINTRDEPHADAEKYRRLHVIIGDANLSEISTYLKLGTTALVLSMIEDNFINVDLAVDQPVRTLHQISHDPTLKRVVTLRSGRTLTAVQLQMEYFELARKYVEERFGDDADEQTKDVLGRWEDVLGRLESDPMSLSGELDWIAKREILEGYRRRDGLDWESARLHLVDLQYADVRAEKGLYNRLVARGKMKRLLDEPDVERAETKPPEDTRAYFRGRCLEQYADDVAAASWDSVIFDLPGRDSLQRVPTLEPLRGTRNHVKELLDRCRTAEDLVRVLSGG from the coding sequence ATGACCGTACGGCGAGTAATGGGCATCGAGACGGAGTACGGAATCTCCGTCCCCGGCCACCCGAACGCCAATGCCATGCTCACCTCGTCCCAGATCGTCAACGCCTACGCGGCGGCGATGCACCGGGCGCGCCGCGCCCGCTGGGACTTCGAGGAGGAGAATCCGCTGCGCGACGCCCGGGGCTTCGACCTGGCCCGGGAAGCGGCGGACTCCAGCCAGCTCACGGACGAGGACATCGGCCTGGCCAATGTCATCCTCACCAACGGCGCGCGGCTCTACGTCGACCACGCGCACCCCGAGTACAGCGCACCGGAAGTGACCAACCCGAGGGACGCCGTCCTCTGGGACAAGGCCGGCGAGCGGATCATGGCGGAGGCCGCCGAGCGAGCGGCCCAGCTCCCCGGAGCCCAGCCGATCCACCTCTACAAGAACAACACCGACAACAAGGGCGCCTCCTACGGCACGCACGAGAACTACCTGATGAAGCGGGAGACCCCCTTCTCGGACATCGTGCGCCACCTCACGCCCTTCTTCGTGACCCGCCAGGTCTTCGCCGGCGCGGGCCGGGTGGGCATCGGCCAGGACGGCCACGAGCACGGCTTCCAGATCAGCCAGCGAGCCGACTACTTCGAGGTCGAGGTAGGCCTCGAGACCACCCTCAAACGGCCCATCATCAACACCCGGGACGAGCCCCACGCGGACGCCGAGAAGTACCGCAGGCTCCATGTGATCATCGGCGACGCGAACCTCTCCGAGATCTCCACCTACCTCAAGCTGGGCACCACCGCCCTGGTCCTTTCCATGATCGAGGACAACTTCATCAACGTAGACCTGGCCGTGGACCAGCCGGTGCGCACCCTGCACCAGATCTCCCACGACCCGACGCTGAAGCGCGTGGTCACACTGCGCAGCGGCAGGACACTCACCGCGGTGCAGCTCCAGATGGAGTACTTCGAGCTCGCCCGCAAGTACGTCGAGGAGCGCTTCGGGGACGACGCCGACGAGCAGACCAAGGACGTCCTCGGACGCTGGGAGGACGTCCTGGGCCGGCTGGAGAGCGACCCGATGAGCCTGTCCGGGGAACTGGACTGGATCGCCAAGCGCGAAATCCTCGAGGGCTACCGGCGCCGCGACGGCCTCGACTGGGAATCCGCCAGGCTCCACCTGGTCGACCTCCAGTACGCCGACGTACGGGCCGAGAAGGGCCTCTACAACCGTCTGGTGGCCCGCGGCAAGATGAAGCGCCTGCTGGACGAGCCCGACGTCGAGCGGGCCGAGACCAAGCCCCCGGAGGACACCCGGGCGTACTTCCGCGGCCGCTGCCTGGAGCAGTACGCGGACGACGTCGCCGCGGCCTCCTGGGACTCGGTGATCTTCGACCTGCCGGGCCGGGACTCCCTCCAGCGCGTCCCCACGCTGGAACCGCTTCGGGGTACACGTAACCACGTCAAGGAACTCCTGGACCGCTGCCGCACGGCCGAGGATCTGGTGCGAGTGCTGTCGGGCGGCTGA
- the pafA gene encoding Pup--protein ligase: MDRRIFGLENEYGVTCTFRGQRRLSPDEVARYLFRRVVSWGRSSNVFLRNGARLYLDVGSHPEYATPECDNVTELVTHDKAGERILEGLLVDAERRLHEEGIAGDVYLFKNNTDSAGNSYGCHENYLVARHGEFSRLADILIPFLVTRQLLCGAGKVLQTPRGAVYCVSQRAEHIWEGVSSATTRSRPIINTRDEPHADAERYRRLHVIVGDSNMSETTMLLKVGATDLVLRMIEAGTVMRDLTLENPIRAIREVSHDITGQRKVRLASGREASALEIQQEYYDKAVDFCERRGIRTGTVDQVLELWGRTLEAVREEDLDRIATEIDWVMKYQLIERYRAKHNMTMSHPRVAQIDLAYHDIHRRRGLYYLLEKKGQAARICNDIKIFEGKSVPPQTTRARLRGDFIRRAQEQRRDFTVDWVHLKLNDQAQRTVLCKDPFRSVDDRVEKLIAGM; encoded by the coding sequence ATGGACCGCCGCATTTTCGGGCTGGAGAACGAGTACGGCGTCACGTGCACGTTCAGGGGACAGCGCCGACTGTCTCCTGACGAAGTGGCGCGCTACCTCTTCCGCCGTGTTGTGTCATGGGGCCGCAGCAGCAATGTCTTCCTGCGGAACGGCGCCCGCCTCTACCTCGACGTGGGTTCGCATCCGGAATACGCAACTCCCGAGTGCGACAATGTGACCGAGCTGGTGACCCACGACAAGGCCGGTGAGCGCATTCTCGAAGGTCTGCTCGTCGACGCGGAGCGCCGCCTGCACGAGGAGGGGATCGCGGGCGACGTCTATCTGTTCAAGAACAACACCGACTCGGCGGGAAACTCCTACGGCTGCCACGAGAACTACCTGGTCGCACGGCACGGAGAATTCTCCCGGCTCGCGGACATTCTCATTCCGTTCCTCGTCACCCGTCAGCTGCTGTGCGGCGCGGGCAAGGTGCTGCAGACTCCGCGTGGTGCCGTGTACTGCGTGAGCCAGCGGGCCGAGCACATCTGGGAGGGTGTCAGTTCGGCCACCACCCGCTCCCGTCCGATCATCAACACCCGGGACGAGCCCCACGCGGATGCCGAGCGCTATCGCCGACTGCATGTCATCGTCGGCGACTCCAACATGTCCGAGACGACGATGCTGCTCAAGGTCGGTGCGACCGATCTGGTGCTGCGCATGATCGAGGCGGGCACGGTGATGCGTGACCTGACGCTGGAGAACCCGATCCGGGCGATCCGTGAGGTCAGCCACGACATAACGGGCCAGCGCAAGGTGCGTCTGGCCAGCGGTCGGGAGGCGTCGGCGCTGGAGATCCAGCAGGAGTACTACGACAAGGCCGTGGACTTCTGTGAGCGCCGTGGTATCCGTACGGGCACGGTCGACCAGGTCCTGGAGCTGTGGGGCCGCACTCTGGAGGCCGTTCGCGAGGAGGACCTCGACCGGATCGCGACCGAGATCGACTGGGTCATGAAGTACCAGCTGATCGAGCGGTACCGGGCCAAGCACAACATGACGATGTCTCATCCGAGGGTCGCCCAGATAGACCTCGCGTACCACGACATCCACCGCCGTCGGGGGCTGTACTACCTGCTGGAGAAGAAGGGGCAGGCTGCCCGGATCTGCAACGACATCAAGATCTTCGAGGGTAAGTCGGTGCCGCCGCAGACCACTCGGGCGCGGCTGCGCGGCGACTTCATCCGCCGGGCCCAGGAGCAGCGGCGGGACTTCACCGTCGACTGGGTGCACCTGAAGCTGAACGACCAGGCGCAGCGTACGGTGCTGTGCAAGGACCCGTTCCGTTCGGTGGACGACCGGGTGGAGAAGCTGATCGCCGGGATGTAG
- the prcA gene encoding proteasome subunit alpha has product MSTPFYVSPQQAMADRAEYARKGIARGRSLVVLQYTDGIVFVGENPSRALHKFSEIYDRIGFAAAGKYNEYENLRIGGVRYADLRGYTYDRDDVTARGLANVYAQTLGTIFSSVGEKPYEVELVVAEVGETADADQIYRLPHDGSIVDEHGSVAVGGNAEQISSFLDQRHRDGMTLAEALRLAVQALSRDTNGTEREIPAERLEVAVLDRTRPQARKFKRIVGRQLSRLLQAPDAASAPTDVPSDTEE; this is encoded by the coding sequence GTGTCGACGCCGTTCTATGTCTCACCCCAGCAGGCGATGGCCGACCGGGCGGAGTACGCCCGGAAGGGCATCGCCCGTGGTCGCAGCCTGGTTGTGCTGCAGTACACCGACGGCATCGTGTTCGTCGGTGAGAACCCGTCCCGTGCGCTGCACAAGTTCAGCGAGATCTACGACCGGATCGGCTTTGCCGCGGCCGGTAAGTACAACGAGTACGAGAATCTGCGTATCGGCGGTGTGCGGTACGCGGATCTGCGTGGATACACCTATGACCGTGACGATGTGACGGCTCGTGGTCTCGCGAACGTCTATGCGCAGACACTGGGAACGATCTTTTCCAGTGTCGGCGAGAAGCCGTACGAGGTGGAGCTGGTCGTCGCCGAGGTCGGTGAGACCGCGGATGCGGACCAGATCTACCGGCTGCCGCACGACGGGTCGATCGTGGACGAGCACGGCTCGGTCGCGGTCGGCGGCAACGCAGAGCAGATCAGCTCCTTCCTGGACCAGCGTCACCGCGACGGCATGACGCTCGCGGAGGCGCTGCGGCTGGCCGTCCAGGCGCTGTCCCGGGACACCAACGGCACCGAGCGGGAGATCCCCGCGGAGCGGCTCGAGGTGGCCGTCCTGGACCGTACGCGCCCGCAGGCGCGCAAGTTCAAGCGTATTGTCGGCCGGCAGCTGTCCCGCCTGCTCCAGGCCCCGGACGCGGCCTCGGCCCCGACGGATGTCCCTTCGGACACGGAGGAGTGA
- a CDS encoding MFS transporter, translating to MAAGYAEILGTRHAARLLIGTLVGRLPNATAAIAIVLFIRAEGGSYSLAGGLAAVYGVANAVGQPVLGRMVDLYGQPRVQFPAAVVSALGMVAFAFAGTASLPAAYAFVGVAGLFTPPLEGGLRALWPSVLKKEGQVHTAYAMDAVAQEVMFTVGPLLVTLCVSLWSARVALLVMSVIGVLGALSVVVSRPSREWRSAPREAHWLGALRSPGLLALLGAFLFIGTALGSITVAAAGYADGNGGDAVYGWLMAALGLGALFGGTVYGARRWSGAPERRLTVLTALLAVGYLPLMLVPGAVAMTALTALAGVFLAPCIACAFIVVDRHAPRGTVTEAFSWLVTTFTVGAALGTAAAGPVLEVGGISAGFAVAGAGGGMALLVLLATQRVLAAAGRTEIVAGPGEIDRSGVVEPGFSSGHQA from the coding sequence ATGGCCGCGGGATACGCGGAGATCCTCGGAACGCGGCATGCCGCGCGGCTGCTGATCGGCACCCTGGTGGGGAGGCTGCCCAACGCCACCGCTGCGATCGCGATCGTGCTCTTCATCCGGGCCGAGGGCGGCAGCTACAGCCTGGCCGGTGGTCTCGCCGCCGTGTACGGAGTGGCCAACGCGGTCGGCCAGCCGGTTCTGGGCCGCATGGTGGACCTGTACGGCCAGCCCCGGGTGCAGTTCCCGGCCGCGGTCGTCTCCGCGCTCGGCATGGTCGCGTTCGCCTTCGCCGGCACCGCGTCGCTGCCCGCCGCCTATGCCTTCGTCGGCGTGGCCGGACTTTTCACCCCGCCGCTGGAAGGTGGCCTGCGCGCGCTGTGGCCCAGTGTGCTGAAGAAGGAGGGGCAGGTTCACACGGCCTACGCCATGGACGCGGTGGCGCAGGAGGTGATGTTCACGGTCGGGCCGCTGCTGGTCACGCTGTGCGTGTCACTGTGGTCGGCGCGGGTGGCCCTGCTCGTGATGAGTGTGATCGGGGTGCTCGGTGCTCTCTCGGTGGTGGTCTCGCGTCCGTCCCGTGAGTGGCGTTCCGCGCCGCGCGAGGCGCACTGGCTGGGCGCGCTGCGCTCTCCGGGGCTGCTCGCGCTGCTGGGCGCCTTTCTCTTCATCGGCACGGCCCTGGGTTCGATCACCGTCGCGGCCGCCGGCTACGCCGACGGCAACGGAGGGGACGCCGTGTACGGATGGCTGATGGCCGCCCTGGGTCTGGGCGCGCTCTTCGGCGGCACGGTGTACGGGGCGCGCCGGTGGAGTGGTGCGCCCGAGCGGCGGCTGACGGTTCTGACGGCCCTGCTCGCGGTCGGCTATCTGCCGCTGATGCTGGTCCCGGGCGCGGTAGCGATGACGGCGCTGACGGCTCTCGCGGGCGTCTTCCTGGCTCCGTGCATCGCCTGCGCCTTCATCGTCGTCGACCGGCATGCGCCGCGGGGCACGGTCACCGAGGCGTTCTCCTGGCTGGTGACGACCTTCACGGTCGGCGCCGCGCTGGGGACGGCGGCCGCGGGTCCGGTCCTCGAAGTCGGTGGGATCTCCGCGGGTTTCGCCGTGGCGGGGGCCGGGGGTGGCATGGCGCTGCTGGTGCTGCTGGCCACCCAGCGGGTCCTGGCGGCTGCGGGCCGTACCGAAATCGTCGCCGGACCTGGCGAAATTGATCGAAGTGGTGTGGTCGAACCCGGTTTCAGCTCTGGCCATCAGGCGTAA
- a CDS encoding ubiquitin-like protein Pup has product MATKDTGGGQQKATRSTEEVEEQAQEAQASEDLKERHEKLSDDVDSVLDEIDDVLEENAEDFVRSFVQKGGE; this is encoded by the coding sequence ATGGCGACCAAGGACACCGGCGGCGGACAGCAGAAGGCCACACGTTCCACCGAAGAGGTCGAGGAGCAGGCGCAGGAAGCGCAGGCCTCGGAAGACCTCAAGGAGCGCCACGAGAAGCTGTCGGACGACGTCGACTCCGTGCTGGACGAAATCGATGATGTCCTGGAGGAGAACGCCGAGGATTTCGTACGCTCGTTCGTTCAGAAGGGCGGGGAGTAA
- the arc gene encoding proteasome ATPase produces the protein MAAHDDDINRGIRPGRGSDDPAGQIAYLEQEIAVLRRKLADSPRHTRILEERIVELQTNLAGVSAQNERLANTLREARDQIVALKEEVDRLAQPPAGFGVFLQANEDGTADIFTGGRKLRVNVSPAIELDELRRGQEVMLNEALNVVEAMEFERTGDIVTLKEILEDGERALVIGHTDEERVVRLAEPLLDATIRPGDALLLEPRSGYVYEVIPKSEVEELVLEEVPDVDYSKIGGLGTQIEQIRDAVELPYLYPDLFKEHELRPPKGILLYGPPGCGKTLIAKAVANSLAKKVAEVTGQPAGKSYFLNIKGPELLNKYVGETERHIRLVFQRAREKAGEGTPVIVFFDEMESLFRTRGSGVSSDVENTIVPQLLAEIDGVEGLENVIVIGASNREDMIDPAILRPGRLDVKIKIERPDAEAARDIFAKYLTPTLPLHTDDLSEHNGSADATIEGMIQAVVEQMYAETEENRFLEVTYANGDKEVLYFKDFNSGAMIQNIVDRAKKMAIKAFLDQNQKGLRVSHLLAACIDEFKENEDLPNTTNPDDWARISGKKGERIVYIRTLVTGKQGADTGRSIDTVANTGQYL, from the coding sequence GTGGCAGCCCACGACGACGACATCAACCGCGGCATCCGGCCGGGTCGGGGGTCCGATGACCCTGCCGGTCAGATTGCCTATCTCGAGCAGGAGATCGCCGTCCTGCGACGCAAGCTCGCCGACTCTCCGCGTCATACGAGGATTCTCGAGGAGCGGATCGTCGAGCTGCAGACCAACCTGGCCGGCGTGTCCGCTCAGAACGAGCGACTCGCCAATACGCTCCGCGAGGCCCGGGACCAGATCGTGGCCCTCAAGGAAGAGGTCGACCGGCTCGCACAGCCACCGGCCGGCTTCGGCGTGTTCCTTCAGGCGAACGAGGACGGCACCGCCGACATCTTCACCGGGGGCCGCAAGCTCCGGGTGAACGTCAGCCCGGCCATCGAGCTCGACGAGCTCCGGCGCGGCCAGGAAGTCATGCTCAACGAAGCGCTCAACGTGGTCGAGGCCATGGAGTTCGAGCGCACCGGGGACATCGTCACCCTCAAGGAGATCCTCGAGGACGGCGAGCGCGCCCTGGTGATCGGGCACACGGACGAGGAACGGGTGGTGCGGCTCGCCGAGCCGCTGCTGGACGCCACCATCCGCCCCGGCGACGCCCTGCTGCTGGAACCCAGGTCCGGCTACGTCTACGAAGTGATCCCGAAGAGCGAGGTCGAGGAACTCGTCCTCGAAGAGGTCCCGGACGTCGACTACTCCAAGATCGGCGGCCTGGGCACCCAGATCGAGCAGATCCGCGACGCGGTCGAGCTCCCCTACCTCTACCCCGACCTCTTCAAGGAGCACGAACTGCGGCCGCCGAAGGGCATCCTGCTCTACGGCCCGCCCGGCTGCGGCAAGACGCTGATCGCGAAGGCCGTCGCCAACTCCCTTGCCAAGAAGGTCGCCGAGGTGACCGGGCAGCCCGCCGGCAAGAGCTACTTCCTGAACATCAAGGGCCCCGAGCTTCTCAACAAGTACGTCGGCGAGACCGAGCGGCACATCCGCCTGGTCTTCCAGCGTGCCCGCGAGAAGGCGGGCGAGGGCACCCCCGTCATCGTCTTCTTCGACGAGATGGAATCCCTCTTCCGCACCCGTGGCTCCGGCGTCAGCTCGGACGTGGAGAACACCATCGTCCCCCAGCTGCTCGCCGAGATCGACGGAGTGGAGGGCCTCGAGAACGTCATCGTCATCGGCGCCTCCAACCGCGAAGACATGATCGACCCCGCCATCCTGCGGCCGGGCCGGCTCGATGTGAAGATCAAGATCGAGCGGCCGGACGCCGAGGCGGCCCGGGACATCTTCGCGAAGTACCTCACCCCGACCCTGCCGCTGCACACGGACGACCTCTCCGAGCACAACGGCAGCGCCGACGCCACGATCGAAGGCATGATCCAGGCGGTCGTGGAGCAGATGTACGCCGAAACCGAGGAAAACCGCTTCCTCGAGGTCACGTACGCCAACGGCGACAAGGAAGTCCTCTACTTCAAGGACTTCAATTCCGGCGCGATGATCCAGAACATCGTCGACCGGGCCAAGAAGATGGCCATCAAGGCCTTCCTCGACCAGAACCAAAAGGGCCTCAGGGTCTCCCACCTGCTCGCCGCATGCATCGACGAGTTCAAGGAGAACGAGGACCTGCCGAACACCACCAACCCCGACGACTGGGCCCGGATCTCCGGAAAGAAGGGCGAGCGGATCGTCTACATCCGCACCCTCGTCACCGGAAAGCAGGGCGCGGACACCGGACGCTCCATCGACACGGTGGCAAACACAGGCCAGTACCTGTAA
- a CDS encoding FKBP-type peptidyl-prolyl cis-trans isomerase — protein sequence MRRLAGLLVVPLLLLSTAACGNDEGSQSASTKNGAPAITAGAKFGEKPTLAKGEGKPPKDLKVVVISEGKGPTLKKGDAAEVNYLGQEYDESKPFDNSFDRGEPFKLTLGAGGVIQGWEKGLEGQKVGSRVELVIPPELGYGPQGQGDIKGNATLVFVVDVLKGTTVPVSAKGTEVPQTNADLPKVGTNTDGKEPTVTVPKVDPPKKLVSNYVIEGTGPVVKPTDTVAVHYAGVLWKDGKTFDSSYAQGKTQNFPLEQVTLKGLKDGLIGKKVGSRVLLVIPPDQAFGDKAQTGIPAKSTLVFAMDILAVM from the coding sequence GTGCGCCGACTTGCCGGCCTGCTCGTCGTCCCGTTGCTGCTGCTTTCGACAGCGGCCTGCGGGAACGACGAAGGCTCCCAATCCGCCTCGACGAAGAACGGGGCGCCTGCGATCACTGCGGGTGCCAAGTTCGGAGAGAAGCCGACCCTCGCCAAGGGGGAGGGGAAACCGCCCAAGGACCTGAAGGTCGTGGTCATCAGCGAGGGCAAGGGCCCGACGCTCAAGAAGGGCGACGCGGCCGAGGTGAACTACCTCGGCCAGGAGTACGACGAGAGCAAGCCGTTCGACAACAGCTTCGACCGGGGTGAGCCGTTCAAGCTGACCCTCGGTGCCGGCGGTGTCATCCAGGGCTGGGAGAAGGGCCTCGAGGGCCAGAAGGTCGGCAGCCGTGTCGAGCTGGTCATCCCGCCGGAGCTCGGCTACGGTCCGCAGGGCCAGGGGGACATCAAGGGCAATGCCACTCTGGTGTTCGTCGTCGATGTGCTGAAGGGCACCACCGTCCCGGTGTCGGCCAAGGGCACCGAGGTCCCCCAGACCAACGCGGACCTGCCGAAGGTGGGCACCAACACGGACGGCAAGGAGCCGACCGTCACCGTGCCCAAGGTGGACCCGCCGAAGAAGCTGGTCTCCAACTACGTCATCGAGGGCACCGGCCCGGTGGTCAAGCCGACCGACACCGTGGCCGTGCACTACGCGGGTGTGCTGTGGAAGGACGGCAAGACGTTCGACAGCAGCTACGCCCAGGGCAAGACGCAGAACTTCCCGCTGGAGCAGGTGACCCTCAAGGGGCTCAAGGACGGTCTCATCGGCAAGAAGGTCGGGAGCAGGGTGCTGTTGGTGATCCCGCCGGACCAGGCCTTCGGTGACAAGGCGCAGACGGGTATCCCGGCCAAGTCCACCCTGGTCTTCGCGATGGACATCCTCGCAGTGATGTAA